The following DNA comes from Gammaproteobacteria bacterium.
GGCCTGCAGAACACAGCGCCCATCAGGTCATCGCCTCGATACGCAGGGAATTGGCCTCGTCCTTGCGCAGGGTCAACGCAAACCCGCGCACGCGGATCTCGACCGGATCGCCCAGGGGGGCGAGGCGGGTGACGGTGAACTCCGTGCCCGGGGTGAGCCCCATCGCCATCAGCTTCTTGCGATAGGTACTGGCACCCTTTTCGAAACCCAGCACGCGTCCACGGGCGCCTACGGTCAGGTCGGCAAGCGTCGGCATGGTTCAGACCCGCACCTCGAAACGGCTGCCGGGACGCAGCCCCATGGCGGCCAGACGCTTTTCCAACCCCGCTCCGCCGCGCAGGCCGACGATTTCGAGCTGCTCCCCCGCGGCTGCGAGGCCGAGAGGGAAGGCGGGGACCT
Coding sequences within:
- a CDS encoding FeoA family protein, which translates into the protein MNAPLSVPNPMSNTSSGQVPAFPLGLAAAGEQLEIVGLRGGAGLEKRLAAMGLRPGSRFEVRV
- a CDS encoding FeoA family protein, translated to MPTLADLTVGARGRVLGFEKGASTYRKKLMAMGLTPGTEFTVTRLAPLGDPVEIRVRGFALTLRKDEANSLRIEAMT